In Paenacidovorax monticola, the genomic window ACGCCCTACCAGGCCGAGATCTCGCAGGGCCGCATGGAGGCGCTGGTGAACTTCCAGACCATGGTCTGCGACCTCACGGCCATGCCGATCGCCAACGCCTCCATGCTCGACGAGGCCACGGCCGCCGCCGAAGCCATGACGCTGGCCAAGCGCTCGGTCAAGTCCAAGAGCCACCGCTTCGTGGTGGCGGGCGACGCGCACCCACAGACCATCGAGGTGATCCAGACGCGCGCCGCGCCGCTGGGCATCGAGGTCGTGCTTGCCAACTCGGCCGAGGAATGGAATGCGCTGCTCGCCGGCGATTACTTCGCCGTGCTGGCGCAGTACCCCGCCACGAGTGGCCGCATCGACGACCTGCGCGCCGACGTGGAGCAGGCCCACGCCCGGCAGGCCGCCTTCATCGTGGCCGCCGACCTGCTCGCGCTCACGCTCATCACGCCGCCCGGCGAATGGGGCGCCGACATCGTGGTCGGCACCACGCAGCGCTTCGGCATGCCCATGGGCGCGGGCGGTCCGCACGCGGCCTACATGGCCTGCCGCGACGAGTACAAGCGCTCGCTGCCGGGCCGCCTGGTCGGCGTGAGCGTGGACGTGCATGGCAAGCCCGCCTACCGCCTCGCGCTGCAGACGCGCGAACAGCACATCCGCCGCGAGAAGGCCACCTCCAACATCTGCACGGCCCAGGTGCTGCCCGCCGTCATCGCGAGCATGTACGCCGTGTACCACGGCCCGCAGGGCCTCACGCGCATCGCGCAGCGCGTGGCCGCCTACACCGCCATCCTGGCCCAGGGCCTGAAAGCACTGGGCGCCCCGGTGCGCGAGCAGGCCACGTTCGACACGCTCTCGCTGCACACCCAGGACGCCACCCAGGCCATCGCGGCCCGCGCCGTGTCCCTGGGGGCCAACCTGCGCGTCTACTTCGGCGAGTACCTGTGCATCTCGCTCGACGAGACCACCACGCGCGCCGACGTGGAACTGCTGTGGAAGGTCTTTGCCAAGGACGGCCAGGCGCTCCCGAGCTTCGCCGACTTCGAGAAGGGCGTGGCCCCGCTGATCCCGGCCGCGCTGTGCCGCACGAGCGGCTTCCTCGCGCACCCCGTGTTCAACACGCACCACTCCGAAACCGGCATGCTGCGCTACATCCGCCAGCTCTCGGACAAGGACCTCGCGCTCGACCGCAGCATGATCCCGCTGGGCTCGTGCACGATGAAGCTCAACGCCACGAGCGAGATGATTCCCATCACCTGGCCCGAATTCGCCCAGGTGCACCCGTTCGCGCCCGCCGACCAGCTCGAGGGCTACCGCCTGCTCGACGAACAGCTGCGTGCCTGGCTGTGCCAGGCCACGGGCTACGCGGGCATCAGCCTGCAGCCCAACGCGGGCTCGCAGGGCGAGTACGCGGGCCTGCTGGCCATCAAGGCCTACCACGCGGCCCAGGGCCAGGGCCACCGCAACATCTGCCTGATCCCCAGCAGCGCGCACGGCACCAACCCCGCCAGCGCCCAGATGGCGGGCCTGCAGGTAGTGGTGACCAAGTGCGATGAGAATGGCAACGTGGACCTGGCCGACCTGAAGGCCCACTGCGAGAAGCACAGCGAGAACCTGGCCTGCGTGATGATCACGTACCCGAGCACCCACGGCGTGTTCGAGACCCAGGTCAAGGAGCTCTGCCAGCTCGTGCACCAGCATGGCGGCCGCGTGTACGTGGATGGCGCCAACATGAACGCCCTGGTCGGCGTGGCCGCGCCCGGCGAGTTCGGCGGCGACGTGAGCCACCTGAACCTGCACAAGACCTTCTGCATCCCGCACGGCGGCGGCGGCCCTGGCGTGGGCCCGGTGTGCGTGGTGGAAGACCTCGTGCCCTACCTGCCCGGCCTGCCGGGCCAGGACAGCCAGCCCCAGGCCCCGGCCAGCGGCAAGGTCGGCCCCGTGAGCGCCGCCCCGCTGGGCAACGCGGCCGTGCTGCCCATCAGCTGGATGTACATCCGCATGATGGGCGCCGAGGGCCTGCAGGCCGCGACCGAGACGGCCATCCTCAGCGCCAACTACATCAGCGCGCGGCTCAAGGACCACTACCCCACGCTGTACGCATCGGCCAACGGCCATGTGGCGCACGAGTGCATCCTGGACCTGCGCGGCCTCAAGGAGACCAGCGGGGTGATGGCCGAGGACGTGGCCAAGCGCCTCATCGACTACGGCTTCCACGCGCCCACGCTGTCCTTCCCCGTGCCCAACACGCTCATGGTGGAGCCCACGGAGAGCGAGACGCTGTTCGAGCTGGACCGCTTCATCGACGCGATGATCGCCATCCGCGAGGAGATCCGCCAGATCGAAGGCGGCGCCCTGCCCCAGGACGACAACCCGCTCAAGAACGCGCCGCACACGGCCGAGAGCCTGCTGGCGGGCGAATGGAGCCGCCCCTACACGCGCGAAACCGCCGCCTACCCCGTGGCCGCGCTGCGCCAGGCCAAGTACTGGTCGCCCGTGGGCCGCGTGGACAACGTCTACGGCGACCGCAACCTGTTCTGCAGCTGCGTGCCCGTGAGCGAACTCGCCTGACGGCAAAGCAAGTCCACTCGACCCCGCACGGCCCCTGCCCGCGCCCTCCGGCGACGGCCAGGGGCCGTTGCTTTGGCGCGGTCACCCGGGCCGTATACCATCGCGGTTTTCCCATGGAGCCACGCACCTTGAAAAACCTGCTGTCCGCCCTGTTCGCCAGCGCCGTCCTGGCGTCCGCCGCTTTCGCCCAGGCCCCCGCCACCACCACGGCCAGCGGCCTGGTCTATGAATCGCTCAAGGAAGGCAGCGGCGAATCGCCCAAGGCCACCGACACCGTGAAGGTGCACTACAAGGGCACCTTCCCCGACGGCAAGGAGTTCGACAGCTCCTACAAGCGTGGCGAGCCCACCGAATTCCCGCTCAACCGCGTGATCCCCTGCTGGACCGAGGGCGTGCAGCGCATGAAGCCGGGCGGCAAGGCCAAGCTGATCTGCCCGGCGTCCATCGCCTACGGCGCGCGCGGCGCGGGCAACGTGATCCCGCCCAACGCCACGCTGCACTTCGAGATCGAGCTGATCTCGGTGCGTCGCTGAAAGCAATGCAGCCTCCCCTGAGTCGCTGTGCCCCTTCCTCCCCTTCTTCGGGAGGGGGACGCACCCTGTGGCCTGGCAAAGCCAGTTCCACGGGTGCGCCGGCTGGGGGCGGGCCATGCTGCTGAAGGTGGGTGAACTGGCCCGGCGCGCAGGCCTCACGGTACGCACGCTGCACCACTACGACGAGATCGGACTGCTCAAGCCCTCGGGCCGCAGCGAGTCGGGCTACCGCCTGTACAGCCAGTCGGACGTGCAGCGCCTGCATGCCATCCAGACACTGCGCCACCTGGGCCTCGCCCTGGCCGACATTGCCGGCCTGCTGGGCGGCGATGGCGTGGAGCCCGAGCGCATCATTGCGCAGCAGATCCGCGCGCTCGACCAGCAGATCGACCAGGCCACCGAGCTGCGCGCGCGCCTCGCCCTGCTGCGGGACGGCCTCGCAGCCGGGACCGAGCCCGACATGGGCAACTGGCTCGATGCCCTGTCGCTGATGACCACCTACGGCAAGTACTTCAGCGCGGCGGAGCTCAAGCGCATCTTCGAGAACTGGCGGCACATCGAGGCCGACTGGCTCGTGGTCCGCGACCTCGTGCGCGACGCCATGGAGCGCCAGGTGCCCGTCGACACCCCCGAGGTCCAGGCCTTGGCCTACCGCTGGATGGCGCTCATGCTGTACTGGATGGACGGCGACCTGGACCTGCTGGAACGCTGGGGCCACATGTTCCGCACCGAGCCCAGCACGCAGGGGCGCAACCACGCCCCGCCAGGCGACATGATCGCGTTTATCGAGGCCGCCATCCAGCTGCGCATGGACCTGCTGGCCAAGTACCTGGACCGCGCGGACCTGCGCCGCCTTGGCTACGTCCCCCACACGCACTGGGCGGCGCTGGAGCGCGATACCCAACGTCTGCTGGAGCAGCGCCAGCCACCGCATGGCAGCGAGGCCATGGCCGCGGCCCTGCGCTGGAACGCGCTGTTCGACACCCTGGCCCGCCACGACCCGGCGCTGCGGCACAAGCTGCTCACCGCGTCGGCCAGCGAGCCGCTGCTGCAGGCGGGATCGCCGCTGAGCGTGCCGGTACGCACCTACCTGCTGTCCAGCCTCGCCTTCGCGCAACGGCGGCACGCCGCGCTTGACCCTCACGCTACGTGAGGCTCCACAGTCGGCCCCCATGCAAGCCGACAAGACATCCTCCCCCCCTCCGGGCGGCGCGCTCCTGCGCGACCGCAACTTCCGCTGGCTCACGGCCAGCTCCGCGCTGTCCATGCTCGGCGACCAGTTCTCGCTGATCGCCATGCCCTGGCTGGTGCTGCAGATGACGGGCGACACGCGCGTGCTCGGCACGGTGATGGCCCTCATGAGCGTGCCGCGTGCGGTGTTCATCCTCGTGGGCGGCGCCATCGTGGACCGGCATTCGCCGCTGCGCGTGCTGCTGCTCACGCGCTACGTGAACACCGTGCTGCTCGGCACGCTCGCCGCGCTGGTGCTCAGCGGGCACTGCCCGCTGTGGGCCCTGTACGCGCTGTCGCTGGCCATCGGCGTCTCGACCGCGTTCAGCTTTCCCGCCGCCACCTCCATCACGCCCCGCGTGGTGGAGCGCTCCCACCTGCACGCGGCCAACAGCATCGGCATGGGGCTGCGCCAGATCAGCATGTTCCTGGGGCCGCTGCTCGCGGGCCTGCTGATCGCGGGCTTTGGCGATGCCGGCGCGCAGCGCGCGGGAAGCAGGGGCATCGGGCTGGCCTTCGGCCTCGATGCGCTGAGCTTCGCGCTCTCGGCCTGGATGCTCGTCCGGGTGCGCATGCACGCGCCGGCCGCGCAGGGCACGGCGCCCGCCTCGGGCGCCGTGCTCGCCGCCGTGGCACAGGGCCTGGCCCATGCCTGGAACGACCGCCCGCTGCGCACCTGCTTCCTGTACTGGGGATTGCTCGCCGTGCTCGTGATGGGGCCCATCCACATCGCGCTGCCCGTGATGGCCCATGACGCGCCGCAACTGGGCGCCGCCGCCTTCGGCACGCTGGTGGGCGCGCACGGCGCGGGCACGCTCGCGGGCATGGTCGCCTCGGGCATGCTGCCGCGTCTGCGGCTGGGCAGCCTGGGCACCACGCTGCTGGCCGTCGATGCCGCCATCGGCCTGCTCATCATGCCGCTGGGCCAGATCGCCGCCGCATGGCAGGGCGCACTGCTCATGGGGGCCGTGGGCCTGCTGGGCGGCTTCATGCAGGTGAGCGTGTTCACCTGGATCCAGCAGCGCGTGCCGCCCATGCTGCTGGGCCGCACCATGGGCCTTTTCATGTTCATCTTCATGGGCCTGCAACCCGTGGCCGCGGCAGCGGCCGGGTGGCTGCTGCAGGCCGTGACGCCAAGCCAGCTCTTCGCGGCCAGCGGCGGCGCGCTCATCGTGCTCGCGGCCCTGGCCGCCGTGGCCACGCCCATGCGCCGCATGCAGGATGCCGCGCCTGTGCCGCGCTGAGCGCAGTCTCCGGCGCGTACACTGGCGGCTGAGGCATGCCCCCGGGCCGGCGCAACGGCGCCACCGGGCCCTCGCCCACCACCATGAGCCGCCCCGACCTGTCCTTTCTGTTCCACGCCCAGGCGCCCGACGACGAGGGGCATGGGGAATCACCCCAGCCCTCGCCCGAGCGCCGCTCGGCGGCCCACCGCCCCGAAGGGCCGCTTGCCGAACTGATCGCCGAGCTGCGCAGCTACCAGGCCGAGCTGGAGGCGCAGAACAAGGTGCTGCGCTACAGCCAGGCCGCGGCCGAGAGCGCGTCCGAGCGCTTCGAGGCGCTCTTCTCCAGCGTGCCCCTGGCGCTCATGGTGCTCGACGAGCACGACATGGTGGTGCAGGCCAACTCGATGGCGCACCGCTCGTTCCAGCCCACCGAATACGACCGCCCGCTCACCGCGCTCATGCCCTTCGTGAGCGACACCGACGCCGAGCGCGTGCGCCGAGCCTTCGCCAGCGCCCGCATGCAGGGCCACAGCGAGAGCACCGAAGTGGTCTTCACCATCGGCGCCGAGGGGCGCGTCACGGGCGACCTGCACATCGCCTGCATCGAGACCCAGCAGGACAGCGGCCCGCCCCTGGTGCAGTACCTGTGCGCCGTGATCGACCAGGGCCCGCTGATCGCCGAGCGCCAGACCCTGCAGCAGCGCAACGAGCAACTGCACGCCAGCGAGCGGCGCCTGGAGGCGGTGATCAACTCCGCGCTCGACGCCATCATCTGCGTGGACCAGCATCAGCGCATCACCGTCTTCAACCCCACGGCGGCCGCGCTGTTCCTGTGCTCCACCAGCGATGCGCTGGGCAGCCAGCTCGAGCGCTTCCTGCCCGACGCGGCCCAGGCCCTGGCCTTCGCCCAGCTCACCACCCAGGCCGTGCTGGGCGAGATGACCGCGCGCACCGCCAGCGGCAAGGAGCTGGCCGTGGAGGTCAGCGTCTCCTTCGAACGCCACGCAGAGGGCGAGACCACCACCGTGTTCGCGCGCGACCTCACGGGCCGCAAGCGCGCCGAGGCGCACCGCAGCGAGCTGGAGGCGCAGCTGCGCGAATCGCACAAGATGCAGGCCGTGGGCACCATGGCCGGCGGCATCGCGCACGACTTCAACAACATCCTGGGCGCCATCCTCGGCAACGTGGAACTCGCCAAGGCCGACGCCCAGGCCCTGGGCCCCGACTCGCCCGTGCTCGAAAGCCTGCGCGAGATCGAGAAGGCCGGCCGCCGCGCGCGCGACCTGGTGCGCCAGATCCTCACCTTCAGCCGCAACGAGCCGCCCAGGCGCGGCGCGGTGCAGATGGCCGAAGTCATGCACGACACCGAACGGCTGCTGCGCGTGACGCTGCCCCCCGCCATCGAACTGCATGTGCTCGCCCCCGCCGACCTGCCGCCCGTGCTGGCCGACGCCACGCAGGTCGAGCAGGCGCTGCTGAACCTGTGCACCAATGCCGTCCACGCCATCGGCGAGGAGCGCGGCGCCGTGCTCATGGAGGCCACGGCCCTGCACCCCGACCAGCGCCTGTGCGAGCGCCTGGGCCTGCCCCCCGGCGACTACGTGACCCTGGTGGTACGCGACAACGGTCCCGGCATGGACCACGCCACGCTGCAACGCATCTTCGAGCCCTTCTTCACGACCAAGCCCGTGGGCCAGGGCACGGGCCTGGGGCTGGCCGTGGTGCACGGCGTGATGCGCACCCACGGCGGCGCCGTGGACGTGCACAGCGTCCCGGGCAAAGGCAGCCGCTTCACGCTGTACTTCCCCGTGGCCGAGGCGTCCGCACCGGCCGAGCCCGTCCTCGTGCAGGCCGCCGCGCCAGCACCTGCGCCCGTGTCCAACGACGCGCGCACGCGCCATGTGATGTACGTGGACGACGACCAGGCCCTGGTCTTCCTCGTGCAGCGGCTGCTGCGCCGGCGCGGCTATGAGGTCAGCGGCTTCACCGACCCGCACGAAGCCACCGACGCGCTGCGTGCCGAACCAGAACGCTACGACCTGCTCGTGACCGACTACAACATGCCGGGCTACTCGGGCATCGACCTTGTGCGCGCCGCACGCGCCATCCGCGCCGACCTGCCCGTGGCACTGGCCTCGGGCTACGTCACGGCCGAGATCGAACAGGCCGCGCTGGCCGAGGGCGCGCGCGCACTGATCCACAAGCCCAACGACGTGGAGGAGCTCTGCGCCACCGTGGACCAGCTGATCCATGGACCGCGCTGAGCCCAGCGGCGCGCCAGGCGTGGACTGCCTGCATGCCGACGACGACCTGCTCGTGCTCGTCAAGCCGCCGGGCCTGTTGTGCGTGCCCGGGCGCGGCCCCGACAAGCAGGACGCCCTGAGCACGCGCGCCGAAGGCCTGTGGCCCGGCGCTCTCATCGTGCACCGGCTTGACCAAGCTACCTCGGGCCTCGTGCTCATGGCGCGCCACATCGAAGCCCAGCGGCGCCTGGGTGATGCCTTCGCGCAGCGCCGCGTGGACAAGCGCTACCACGCCGTGGTGCGCGGCCTTCTGCCCGAACCCGCCGGCACCGACGGCTGGGGCCTCATCGACCTGCCGATCGGCGCCGACTGGCCGAACCGGCCACGGCAGAAGGTCGACCGGGAGCATGGCAAGCCCAGCCAGACCCGCTGGCGCCCTCTGCGCCACGACGCCGCGCGCGACACGACGCTGCTCGAACTGCAGCCGCTCACCGGCCGCACGCACCAGTTGCGGCTGCACCTGGCCAGCATCGGCCACCCGATCCTGGGCGACATGCTCTACGCCGACCCGTCCACGCAGGCGCGCTCGCCGCGCCTGCTGCTGCATGCGAGCGCGCTGGACTTCGCGCACCCGGGGCATGGCGGGGTCTGCCAGTTCCGCTCGCCACCCGATTTCGATTGAATCGGCCTCTGGCGCTTTCTGAATCAGCGCCATAAGCTGTATATTTCATAGCAAATACCCTGTACGCTCAGCGCCCCGCCACCGGCCGCCGGGCCGCCATGGCCCACTGCACCGCCAGCACGCAGCCCAGCACGGTCCACATGCCCGCCAGCGACAGCCCGCCCAATGCCTGCCCCAGCAGCGCCCAGCCCAGCACGACGGCCGTGAGCGGGCTCAGCAGTCCCAGCGACGCCACGGCCACCGAAGGCAGGCGCGCGATGCCCCGGAACCACAGCGCATAGGCCACGAGCGCACCCGCCAGGCTCAGATAGGCATAGCCCGCCGCCTGCGCGGCCGTCACCGCGTGCAGCGGCGGATCGGCCCACCAGGCCACGGGCGCCAGCATGAGCCCGCCCAGCAGCAGCTGCCAGCCCGTGAACGCCAGCACGGGCAGGCCCGGCTGCCAGCGCCGCGACCAGAATGTGCCCGCCGCCATGCAGCCCGTGCCGGCCAACGCCGCCGCGATGCCCCAGCCGTCCCACCCGGCCGCGGGCGACAGCAGCATGGCCGCCATGCCCGCCACGGCCAGCACCCCGGCACCCAGCGCAAGCGCAGGCGGCCGCAGACCCTCCACGCCCCAGGCCAGCCCCATCACCACCAGCGGCCCGACGGCCCCCACCACGGCCGCCACGCCGCCCGGCAGGCGATAGGCCGCGACGAACAGCAGCGCCTGGAACACGCCGATGTTGAGCGCCGAGAGCAGCAGCAGGCGCCCCCAGCCTCCGCGCGCAGGCATCTGCCGGCACCACAGCACCAGCAGCAGCCCCGCCGGCAGGGTGCGCAGCAGCGCGGCCGTGAATGGCCGCCCGGGCGGCAGCAGCTCGGTCGTCACGATGTAGGTGGAGCCCCAGATGGCGGGGGCCAGCGCAGTCAGGGCGATGTCCCGCCAGGGCATGGAGCGGTGGTTGGAGTGCATGGCATTTATCTTGATATCGAGATAATTGATGCTAACATAAAATCTTGAAATCAAGATAAATAGCTACCATGCCCCTCCCTTCCGCCCCTGATGCCGTCGACGCCATCCTGGCCCAATGGCGCCGCGAACGCCCCGACCTGGACACGGGCCCCATGGGCCCCATCGGCCGGCTCAAGCGCTGCGCGGCGCTGATGGAGCGCCGGCTCGAAACCACCTTCGCGCGCTTCGGGCTGAGCTTCTGGGAATTCGACATGCTGGCCACGCTGCGCCGCTCGGGCGCCCCCTACCGGCTCGCGCCCACGGCACTGTTCTCCACGCTCATGGTCACCTCGGGCACCATGACACACCGCCTGCAGAAGCTCGAAGCCAGCGGCTGGGTGGAGCGCCTGCCCAATCCCGACGATGCCCGCAGCCTGCTCGTGCAGCTCACGCCCGAAGGGCTTGCGCTGATCGACCGCGCCGTGGAGGCCCATGTCGAGAACGAGCACGCCATCCTGGCGCCGCTCAAGGCCGCCGACCTTGCGGCGCTGGACCGCCGGCTCGCGCAGCTCATGGCTGCGCTGGAGGCACCGCCCGCGGGCTGAGGTGCGAGCCGGCGGGGCACCACCGGCGGCGATACCATTGCCGCATGACCCAGCACCTCTACATCCTCACCGGCGGCTCGCGCGGCATGGGCCTCGCCATGGCCCAGCAACTGCTGCAACCCGGCCACACCCTCGTCAGCATCGCGCGCAACGCCAACCCCGAGCTCACGGCCCCGGCGGGCGCTGCGCTGGAGCAGTGGACGCTCGACCTCTCGCAGGGCGCCCAGGCCGCCGATCGGCTGCACGCCTGGCTGGCCGCGCAGCCCGCAGGGCGCTTCGCGAGCGCCACGCTCATCAACAATGCGGGCGTGATCCCGCGCATCGCACCGCTGTCGGACAGCGCCCCCGCCGACCTGGCCCACGCGCTGCGCGTGGGGCTGGAGGCGCCCATGCAGCTCACGGCGGCCTTCCTGGGCGCCACGGGCGGCTGGACCGTGCCGCGCAAGGTGCTCAACATCTCCTCGGGCCTGGGCCGGCGCGCCATGGCCTCGCAGGCCGCCTACTGCGCCGCCAAGGCCGGCATGGACCACTTCACGCGCTGTGTGGCGCTCGACGAAGCGGCCAAGCCCCAAGGCGCCAAGGTATGCTCCCTGGCTCCCGGTGTGATCGACACCGACATGCAGATCCAGCTACGCGGCGCCGACCCGGCCGCCTTCCCCGACGTGCAGAACTTCGCCAACCTCAAGACGGGTGGCATGCTCACATCGCCTGCCGACGCCGCCGCCCGCGTGCTCGCGTGGCTGCAGCGCGCGGACTTCGGCACCAACCCGGTGGCCGACGTGCGCGAGGCCTGAAGCCGTTACTCCTGTTTGCATAGCGTTCAGCGCGCGTCCCGCAAGCGCTGCGCGCCGTTTTGATACTGAAAGGACCTCCCATGACCCGTGAAGTCGTTGTCGTTTCCGCCGTGCGCACCGCCATCGGCACCTTTGGCGGCAGCCTCAAGGATGTGCCGCCCACCGAACTGGGCGCCACCGTGGTGCGCGAGTCGCTGGCCCGCGCGCAGGTCCAGGGCCAGGACGTGGGCCACGTCGTGTTCGGCCATGTGGTGAACACCGAGCCCAAGGACATGTACCTCTCGCGCGTGGCGGCCATCCATGGCGGCTGCGCCGAGGGCACGCCCGCGTTCAACGTGAACCGCCTGTGCGGCTCGGGCCTGCAGGCCATCGTGAACGCGAGCCAGACCATCCTGCTGGGCGATGCCGACGTGGCCATCGGCGGTGGCGCCGAGAACATGAGCCGCGCGCCCTACGCCAGCCTCGCGAGCCGCTGGGGCGCGCGCATGGGCGACACCAAGATGGTCGACATGATGATCGGCGCGCTGCACGACCCCTTCCACACCATCCACATGGGCGTGACGGCCGAGAACATCGCGGCCAAGTGGGGCATCACGCGCGAGGACCAGGACCGGCTGGCCGTCGAAAGCCACAACCGCGCCGAGCGCGCCACGCAGGCAGGCTACTTCAAGGACCAGATCGTGCCCGTGATGCTCAAGAGCAAGAAGGGCGAGGTGGCCTACGCGACGGACGAGCACTTCCGCGCGGGCGCCACCATGGACGACCTGGCCAAGCTCAAGCCCGTGTTCGTGAAGGAGAACGGCACAGTGACGGCGGGCAACGCCTCGGGCATCAACGACGCCGCCGCCGCCGTGGTGCTCATGGAGGCCAAGACGGCCCAGGCGCGTGGCGCCAAGCCGCTGGCGCGCCTCGTGGCCTACGCCCATGCGGGCGTGGACCCGAAGTACATGGGCATCGGCCCCGTGCCTGCCACCCAGCTCGCGCTCAAGAAGGCCGGCCTCACGGTGCAGGACCTGGACGTGATCGAGGCCAACGAGGCCTTCGCGGCCCAGGCCTGCGCCGTCACGCGCGACCTGGGCCTGGACCCGGCCAAGGTCAACCCCAACGGCTCGGGCATCTCGCTGGGCCACCCCATCGGCGCCACGGGTGCGGTCATCACCGTGAAGGCCCTGTACGAGCTGCAGCGCATCCAGGGCCGCTACGCGCTGGTGACCATGTGCATCGGCGGCGGCCAGGGCATCGCCGCGATCTTCGAACGCCTCTGACACGCCCCGCCGCACAGCCATCGCCGCTTGCGATGCCGCCCTCCCGTTTCGGCACGGTGGGGCGCCGCCGCATCGGCGATCATCCGGGGCATCCGCGCCCGGCGCGGACGCGGCGCGCACCAGACGCAGCCCCCATCTTTCACGGAGACTTTTCCCCATGTTTCGCCAACTGATTTCCTTCACGGCCCTGGCCTTGGCCCTGGGCACGGCCGCCCACGCCCAGACGGCGGCCCCCGCCGCGGCCTACCCCGGCGCCAAGCCCGTGCGCCTGATCGTGCCCTTCCCGCCCGGCGGCGGCACAGACATCCTCGCGCGCCTGGTGGCCACCAAGCTCACCGAGGTGAACAAGTGGACCGTGGTGCCCGACAACAAGGCCGGCGCGGGCGGCACCATCGGCATCACCGAGGCCACCAAGGCCGCGCCCACGGGCTACGACATCGTGATG contains:
- a CDS encoding FKBP-type peptidyl-prolyl cis-trans isomerase, producing the protein MEPRTLKNLLSALFASAVLASAAFAQAPATTTASGLVYESLKEGSGESPKATDTVKVHYKGTFPDGKEFDSSYKRGEPTEFPLNRVIPCWTEGVQRMKPGGKAKLICPASIAYGARGAGNVIPPNATLHFEIELISVRR
- a CDS encoding PAS domain-containing hybrid sensor histidine kinase/response regulator — its product is MSRPDLSFLFHAQAPDDEGHGESPQPSPERRSAAHRPEGPLAELIAELRSYQAELEAQNKVLRYSQAAAESASERFEALFSSVPLALMVLDEHDMVVQANSMAHRSFQPTEYDRPLTALMPFVSDTDAERVRRAFASARMQGHSESTEVVFTIGAEGRVTGDLHIACIETQQDSGPPLVQYLCAVIDQGPLIAERQTLQQRNEQLHASERRLEAVINSALDAIICVDQHQRITVFNPTAAALFLCSTSDALGSQLERFLPDAAQALAFAQLTTQAVLGEMTARTASGKELAVEVSVSFERHAEGETTTVFARDLTGRKRAEAHRSELEAQLRESHKMQAVGTMAGGIAHDFNNILGAILGNVELAKADAQALGPDSPVLESLREIEKAGRRARDLVRQILTFSRNEPPRRGAVQMAEVMHDTERLLRVTLPPAIELHVLAPADLPPVLADATQVEQALLNLCTNAVHAIGEERGAVLMEATALHPDQRLCERLGLPPGDYVTLVVRDNGPGMDHATLQRIFEPFFTTKPVGQGTGLGLAVVHGVMRTHGGAVDVHSVPGKGSRFTLYFPVAEASAPAEPVLVQAAAPAPAPVSNDARTRHVMYVDDDQALVFLVQRLLRRRGYEVSGFTDPHEATDALRAEPERYDLLVTDYNMPGYSGIDLVRAARAIRADLPVALASGYVTAEIEQAALAEGARALIHKPNDVEELCATVDQLIHGPR
- a CDS encoding MerR family transcriptional regulator; its protein translation is MLLKVGELARRAGLTVRTLHHYDEIGLLKPSGRSESGYRLYSQSDVQRLHAIQTLRHLGLALADIAGLLGGDGVEPERIIAQQIRALDQQIDQATELRARLALLRDGLAAGTEPDMGNWLDALSLMTTYGKYFSAAELKRIFENWRHIEADWLVVRDLVRDAMERQVPVDTPEVQALAYRWMALMLYWMDGDLDLLERWGHMFRTEPSTQGRNHAPPGDMIAFIEAAIQLRMDLLAKYLDRADLRRLGYVPHTHWAALERDTQRLLEQRQPPHGSEAMAAALRWNALFDTLARHDPALRHKLLTASASEPLLQAGSPLSVPVRTYLLSSLAFAQRRHAALDPHAT
- a CDS encoding EamA family transporter, translating into MHSNHRSMPWRDIALTALAPAIWGSTYIVTTELLPPGRPFTAALLRTLPAGLLLVLWCRQMPARGGWGRLLLLSALNIGVFQALLFVAAYRLPGGVAAVVGAVGPLVVMGLAWGVEGLRPPALALGAGVLAVAGMAAMLLSPAAGWDGWGIAAALAGTGCMAAGTFWSRRWQPGLPVLAFTGWQLLLGGLMLAPVAWWADPPLHAVTAAQAAGYAYLSLAGALVAYALWFRGIARLPSVAVASLGLLSPLTAVVLGWALLGQALGGLSLAGMWTVLGCVLAVQWAMAARRPVAGR
- a CDS encoding RluA family pseudouridine synthase; translation: MDRAEPSGAPGVDCLHADDDLLVLVKPPGLLCVPGRGPDKQDALSTRAEGLWPGALIVHRLDQATSGLVLMARHIEAQRRLGDAFAQRRVDKRYHAVVRGLLPEPAGTDGWGLIDLPIGADWPNRPRQKVDREHGKPSQTRWRPLRHDAARDTTLLELQPLTGRTHQLRLHLASIGHPILGDMLYADPSTQARSPRLLLHASALDFAHPGHGGVCQFRSPPDFD
- a CDS encoding MFS transporter; this encodes MQADKTSSPPPGGALLRDRNFRWLTASSALSMLGDQFSLIAMPWLVLQMTGDTRVLGTVMALMSVPRAVFILVGGAIVDRHSPLRVLLLTRYVNTVLLGTLAALVLSGHCPLWALYALSLAIGVSTAFSFPAATSITPRVVERSHLHAANSIGMGLRQISMFLGPLLAGLLIAGFGDAGAQRAGSRGIGLAFGLDALSFALSAWMLVRVRMHAPAAQGTAPASGAVLAAVAQGLAHAWNDRPLRTCFLYWGLLAVLVMGPIHIALPVMAHDAPQLGAAAFGTLVGAHGAGTLAGMVASGMLPRLRLGSLGTTLLAVDAAIGLLIMPLGQIAAAWQGALLMGAVGLLGGFMQVSVFTWIQQRVPPMLLGRTMGLFMFIFMGLQPVAAAAAGWLLQAVTPSQLFAASGGALIVLAALAAVATPMRRMQDAAPVPR
- the gcvP gene encoding aminomethyl-transferring glycine dehydrogenase — translated: MLMPAALPLSALENAAEFLPRHIGIDAADEAHMLSVIGEASRRALIDSIVPRSIARSRAMDLPAPATEAAALAELKALAAKNQVLKSFIGQGYYGTHTPGVILRNILENPAWYTAYTPYQAEISQGRMEALVNFQTMVCDLTAMPIANASMLDEATAAAEAMTLAKRSVKSKSHRFVVAGDAHPQTIEVIQTRAAPLGIEVVLANSAEEWNALLAGDYFAVLAQYPATSGRIDDLRADVEQAHARQAAFIVAADLLALTLITPPGEWGADIVVGTTQRFGMPMGAGGPHAAYMACRDEYKRSLPGRLVGVSVDVHGKPAYRLALQTREQHIRREKATSNICTAQVLPAVIASMYAVYHGPQGLTRIAQRVAAYTAILAQGLKALGAPVREQATFDTLSLHTQDATQAIAARAVSLGANLRVYFGEYLCISLDETTTRADVELLWKVFAKDGQALPSFADFEKGVAPLIPAALCRTSGFLAHPVFNTHHSETGMLRYIRQLSDKDLALDRSMIPLGSCTMKLNATSEMIPITWPEFAQVHPFAPADQLEGYRLLDEQLRAWLCQATGYAGISLQPNAGSQGEYAGLLAIKAYHAAQGQGHRNICLIPSSAHGTNPASAQMAGLQVVVTKCDENGNVDLADLKAHCEKHSENLACVMITYPSTHGVFETQVKELCQLVHQHGGRVYVDGANMNALVGVAAPGEFGGDVSHLNLHKTFCIPHGGGGPGVGPVCVVEDLVPYLPGLPGQDSQPQAPASGKVGPVSAAPLGNAAVLPISWMYIRMMGAEGLQAATETAILSANYISARLKDHYPTLYASANGHVAHECILDLRGLKETSGVMAEDVAKRLIDYGFHAPTLSFPVPNTLMVEPTESETLFELDRFIDAMIAIREEIRQIEGGALPQDDNPLKNAPHTAESLLAGEWSRPYTRETAAYPVAALRQAKYWSPVGRVDNVYGDRNLFCSCVPVSELA